The Lytechinus pictus isolate F3 Inbred chromosome 10, Lp3.0, whole genome shotgun sequence genome includes a window with the following:
- the LOC129269873 gene encoding transcription intermediary factor 1-beta-like, translating to MASMDHILPPNLQCPICLELLDDPKQLSCEHTFCKRCVHDLLACSSRSVENCLKCPVCQSTTDVGGGIIGNLNTNVPLKCLLEEYRSKKGLCEMCDKKAKAKLYCRDCEKEMCRACLKIHNKWSPNLKHEVISLKEIRKGVMVFNEKVYCQEHKSDGKDHVCTDVCNTCNKFICLRCRMLFHEKKGHSVFDAEEYKSSIRKEIEYLVDQGKMKSKTLNNHVAYVMSQMDRVIDHTDSIQAQINKDYNDMCKRLKERKRALDWQLYVQKKELCQRLEEMKDTSVKMVVNIEKASELAGYSLNAPLRGITITIHETLSSELKTVLDTDNPEQKFSRDIAERAEEIMFDQKSQCDQLEIGDILFVKCRLKCDVGLTEENTINTMAATSDGMMAVGYSTGGIDVFNADGQLQTTVLKDVNILGVGFLSDGRRVVLSTSNIMTLYTSEWEIQSTRFQTLALDEAGIADLTIGDENQIYISYRTAKQIQEFTPAGGNAIRVISCQGYEPGQICSFGNGFIIKSSSSSSCTVSVVDCQGVIEHNVSVENGAFCHSAVCRERSILICSFQADEGILTVKDHNDELAPVKTLVRHRIVKPERHWFYLQQFRSGEIAFCTTEKIYIFE from the exons ATGGCTTCCATGGATCACATATTACCACCCAACTTACAGTGCCCAATATGTTTGGAACTTCTTGATGATCCTAAACAGTTATCTTGTGAGCACACATTTTGTAAGAGATGTGTTCATGATTTGTTGGCATGCTCTTCACGGAGTGTTGAAAATTGCCTAAAATGCCCAGTTTGTCAGAGCACGACGGATGTCGGTGGTGGTATTATAGGAAATCTCAACACAAATGTTCCTCTCAAGTGTCTCCTAGAAGAGTACAGAAGTAAGAAGGGCCTTTGTGAAATGTGCGACAAAAAAGCAAAAGCCAAGCTCTATTGCCGTGACTGCGAAAAGGAGATGTGTAGAGCTTGCCTAAAAATCCATAACAAGTGGTCGCCTAACCTCAAGCATGAAGTTATTTCCTTAAAGGAGATCAGAAAAGGGGTGATGGTCTTCAACGAAAAGGTGTACTGTCAGGAACATAAGTCTGATGGGAAAGATCATGTCTGTACCGATGTCTGTAATACTTGCAACAAATTTATTTGTCTGAGATGTCGAATGctgtttcatgaaaagaaaGGTCATTCCGTCTTTGACGCTGAAGAGTACAAGAGTTCTATccgaaaagaaattgaatatctCGTTGACcaaggaaaaatgaaaagtaagaCTCTCAACAATCATGTTGCCTATGTTATGAGTCAAATGGACCGTGTTATCGATCACACTGACAGCATACAGGCTCAAATAAACAAGGATTATAATGACATGTGCAAGAGACTAAAGGAGCGAAAACGGGCACTAGATTGGCAGTTGTATGTTCAGAAGAAGGAACTCTGCCAGAGACTAGAGGAAATGAAAGACACCAGTGTAAAAATGGTCGTGAATATCGAGAAGGCGAGTGAACTGGCTGGCTACAGTTTAAATGCACCACTTAGAGGGATCACCATTACCATCCATGAAACACTTTCAAGTGAATTAAAGACAGTCCTCGATACGGATAACCCAGAACAGAAGTTTTCTCGTGACATAGCTGAACGGGCTGAGGAAATAATGTTTGACCAAAAGAGTCAGTGCGATCAGCTAGA gataGGGGATATCTTATTCGTGAAATGTAGGCTGAAATGTGACGTAGGTCTCACAGAGGAGAACACTATCAATACGATGGCTGCTACCTCTGATGGTATGATGGCAGTAGGATACAGTACAGGGGGAATCGACGTCTTCAATGCTGATGGCCAACTGCAGACAACAGTACTCAAAGACGTTAATATCCTAGGGGTAGGATTCCTTTCTGATGGTCGGCGTGTTGTACTATCCACCAGTAATATCATGACATTGTACACATCAGAATGGGAGATACAGAGCACACGGTTTCAGACTCTAGCTCTTGATGAAGCAGGAATCGCTGACCTCACCATTGGCGATGAAAATCAGATCTACATCAGCTACAGGACAGCTAAGCAGATCCAGGAATTCACACCAGCTGGTGGAAATGCCATAAGAGTGATATCATGTCAAGGGTACGAACCTGGGCAGATCTGCAGCTTTGGGAATGGGTTCATAATAAAATCTAGCAGTAGTTCTTCCTGTACGGTGAGTGTCGTCGACTGTCAAGGTGTAATAGAACACAATGTATCAGTCGAGAACGGTGCTTTCTGCCATTCTGCAGTATGTCGCGAAAGGTCTATCCTCATCTGTTCATTCCAGGCTGATGAGGGGATACTCACTGTCAAGGATCACAATGACGAGTTGGCTCCAGTTAAGACACTCGTTCGTCACAGGATTGTGAAACCTGAAAGGCACTGGTTTTACCTTCAACAGTTCCGATCTGGGGAGATCGCCTTCTGTACGACAGAGAAGATTTACATCTTCGAATAG